One Keratinibaculum paraultunense genomic window carries:
- the ffh gene encoding signal recognition particle protein translates to MVFESLSEKLQNALSKLKGKGKLSEKDVDLAMREVKLALLEADVNYKVVKDFIDKVKVRAVGSEVMESLTPGQQVIKIVNEELTNLMGEKAEKINTSPIPPTVILMCGLQGAGKTTTAGKLAYNLKKQNKKPLLVACDVYRPAAIKQLEVVGERVEVPVFSMGNKNNPVDIAKAAVEYGKKNSHDFIIIDTAGRLHIDETLMKELKNIYDSVKPQEVLLVVDAMTGQDAVNVAETFNDMLEITGIILTKLDGDARGGAALSIRSVTGKPIKFIGMGEKLDQLEPFHPDRMASRILGMGDVLSLIERAQASIDEKKALELEKKIRSQQFTLDDFLEQLDQMKNLGPLDELIAMIPGVNSKMIKNLNVDEREIVKIQAIIQSMTIEERENPAIIDSSRRKRIAMGSGTNVQDVNRLLKQFKETKKMMKRFNDMGKTMNKKGKFGFPFSR, encoded by the coding sequence ATGGTATTTGAAAGCTTATCCGAAAAGTTACAAAATGCGTTAAGTAAACTTAAAGGTAAAGGTAAACTTTCGGAAAAAGATGTGGATTTAGCCATGCGAGAGGTAAAGTTAGCTCTGTTGGAGGCGGATGTTAATTATAAAGTGGTTAAAGATTTCATAGATAAGGTAAAGGTTAGAGCAGTTGGTTCGGAGGTAATGGAAAGTTTAACTCCTGGGCAACAGGTCATTAAAATAGTAAATGAAGAATTAACCAATTTAATGGGAGAAAAAGCAGAAAAAATAAATACATCTCCAATACCACCAACGGTTATACTTATGTGTGGTTTGCAAGGTGCAGGTAAAACTACTACAGCTGGAAAATTAGCATATAATCTTAAAAAACAAAATAAAAAGCCCCTATTGGTTGCTTGTGATGTATATAGACCTGCAGCAATAAAACAATTAGAAGTTGTAGGAGAGCGTGTTGAAGTACCTGTATTTTCAATGGGTAATAAGAATAATCCGGTAGATATTGCTAAGGCAGCAGTGGAATATGGTAAAAAAAATAGCCACGATTTTATTATAATAGATACAGCTGGTAGACTTCATATAGATGAAACACTTATGAAAGAGCTTAAGAACATATATGATTCAGTTAAGCCCCAAGAAGTATTATTAGTAGTTGATGCTATGACAGGTCAAGATGCAGTTAATGTAGCAGAAACATTTAATGATATGTTAGAGATTACAGGAATCATTTTAACTAAATTAGATGGGGATGCTAGAGGAGGAGCCGCATTATCAATTAGATCAGTTACTGGTAAGCCCATTAAATTCATCGGTATGGGTGAAAAACTTGATCAATTAGAACCTTTTCATCCTGATAGAATGGCATCTAGAATATTAGGGATGGGCGATGTTCTCAGTTTAATAGAAAGAGCCCAAGCTTCGATAGATGAAAAAAAAGCACTTGAATTGGAGAAAAAGATTCGTTCACAGCAATTTACTCTTGATGATTTTTTAGAGCAGTTAGATCAGATGAAAAATTTAGGCCCTTTAGACGAATTAATAGCAATGATTCCTGGAGTTAATTCTAAAATGATTAAAAATTTAAATGTAGATGAAAGGGAAATAGTAAAAATTCAAGCTATTATACAGTCTATGACTATTGAAGAAAGGGAAAATCCTGCTATTATCGATAGTAGTCGTAGGAAAAGGATAGCAATGGGAAGCGGAACAAATGTACAAGATGTAAACAGACTTTTAAAGCAGTTTAAAGAGACTAAAAAGATGATGAAACGTTTTAATGATATGGGAAAAACCATGAATAAAAAAGGAAAATTTGGATTTCCATTTTCTAGATAG
- the ylxM gene encoding YlxM family DNA-binding protein, whose amino-acid sequence MVDKLVEIGILFDFYGKLLSDSQYEVVELYYIHDLSLAEIGEELGISRQAVYDTLKRAEHKLYEYEAILGLVNKFKFNKKEISKIAIIIDEIEKESKNIDNDKIIKKAKELKEIIRRLIDDSQEVVN is encoded by the coding sequence ATGGTTGATAAATTAGTAGAAATTGGCATATTATTTGATTTTTATGGAAAGTTATTAAGTGATAGTCAATATGAAGTTGTTGAATTATACTATATTCATGATCTATCTCTTGCAGAAATAGGAGAAGAATTGGGTATAAGCCGTCAAGCTGTATATGATACCCTTAAACGAGCTGAGCATAAGTTATATGAATATGAGGCTATATTAGGTCTTGTAAATAAGTTTAAATTTAATAAGAAAGAAATAAGTAAAATAGCTATAATAATAGATGAGATAGAAAAGGAATCTAAAAATATAGATAATGATAAAATAATAAAAAAGGCTAAGGAGTTAAAAGAAATAATAAGGAGATTAATAGATGATAGCCAGGAGGTTGTTAATTAA
- the ftsY gene encoding signal recognition particle-docking protein FtsY, giving the protein MFKNLFKRNKKDDKNNEVKLEKQDELDEELKDDIKVDESKHKTGFFEKLKQGLDKTRKEMTDKIDGILNSYSKIDDELFEGLEEILVTADVGIKTTMEIIDKLKERVREENIKDPEEIKYLLKDEIKRIMTQSGGENELKIDPSPAVILVVGVNGVGKTTTIGKLAYNLKMQGRKIIIAAGDTFRAAAIEQLEEWGKKAGVDIVAHSEGADPAAVIFDGIQASKARKGDVLICDTAGRLHNKKNLMNELNKIFRVVEREYPEAQKEVLLVLDATTGQNAISQAKVFNEVCDITGIALTKLDGTAKGGVVIALQSELNLPVKLVGVGENIEDLQPFNVDDFVEAIFG; this is encoded by the coding sequence ATGTTCAAAAATTTATTTAAAAGAAACAAAAAAGATGATAAAAATAATGAAGTAAAGTTGGAAAAACAAGATGAATTAGATGAAGAATTGAAAGATGATATTAAAGTTGATGAATCTAAGCATAAAACGGGTTTTTTCGAGAAGTTAAAGCAAGGTTTAGATAAAACTAGAAAAGAAATGACAGATAAAATAGATGGTATATTAAATTCTTATAGCAAAATAGATGATGAGTTATTTGAAGGCTTAGAGGAAATATTGGTAACAGCAGATGTAGGAATTAAGACTACTATGGAAATAATTGATAAATTGAAAGAAAGAGTTAGGGAAGAAAATATTAAAGATCCTGAAGAAATTAAATATTTACTAAAAGATGAAATAAAAAGAATTATGACTCAATCTGGAGGGGAGAATGAATTAAAAATTGATCCTTCACCTGCAGTTATATTGGTAGTAGGGGTTAATGGAGTTGGAAAAACAACTACTATAGGTAAGTTAGCTTATAATTTAAAAATGCAAGGCAGAAAGATAATTATAGCTGCTGGTGATACTTTTAGAGCAGCTGCTATTGAACAGCTTGAAGAATGGGGTAAAAAAGCTGGAGTAGATATTGTTGCCCATAGTGAAGGAGCTGATCCTGCTGCAGTGATATTTGATGGAATTCAAGCTTCAAAAGCTAGAAAAGGAGATGTTTTAATATGTGATACAGCTGGAAGACTCCATAATAAAAAAAATTTGATGAATGAGTTAAATAAAATATTTCGTGTAGTAGAAAGAGAATACCCTGAGGCTCAAAAAGAAGTTCTTTTGGTGTTAGATGCTACTACTGGACAAAATGCCATATCCCAGGCTAAAGTATTTAATGAAGTTTGTGATATTACAGGGATTGCTTTGACTAAATTAGATGGAACAGCGAAAGGTGGAGTTGTAATTGCTTTACAATCTGAATTAAATTTACCAGTGAAACTTGTGGGAGTAGGAGAAAATATAGAAGACTTACAACCTTTTAACGTAGATGATTTTGTTGAAGCAATATTTGGGTAA
- the smc gene encoding chromosome segregation protein SMC, with product MYLKKVEIRGFKSFADKIEVDFKEGITAIVGPNGSGKSNIADAIRWALGEQSIKTLRGSKMEDVIFSGTDNRKPLGYAEVNIIFDNKDEFIPIDYQEVAITRRVFRSGESEYYLNKNPCRLKDIKELFMDTGVGKDGYSIIGQGKVDEILSTKPEDRRIIFEEAAGIVKYKSKKEEAKKKLEKTQDNLIRLKDIIAELERQAAHLKEQSEKANIFLQLSNNLKELEVNIFIRDIEKISEELELIQKERTSLINDINEKKKERENIESQFNLMKSNIESIDFKIDKLQNEKMELLNKLNECKNRVQILEEKQKFFIKDVKRLTEEIDDLKIHEKELIKENENINIEIIDEKKSLETVKAKFEKKEIELKDVNNKIKLEEKKIDKEKDKIITSYNKMTDIKSKINNLESFEENIYKRMNQLEREIKCLKTNMEEDVQSLEKVKELEAEKKKQVLSCNRTLTDLKLKDENYSEQLNDIFSKLNDNKVELQGKISNYNLLKNMQNDYEGYFKSVKNLMIACKKDKKLKDKLIGLVADLIKVDEKYEKAIDVALGGSLQNIVTANEEDAKFIIEYLRKNNLGRITFLPLTTIKGDPININAKDRKKLNIIGLGSELVEYDTKYKNIIDYLLGRSIVVNNLDDATLVANRFNYRYKIVTLEGDIINAGGSMTGGSMNKSSGKLLNRNYILEKLRKEINILTEIQRDLEKQKNDIQLKREKNIQQLNYYEKTLQDFNVEVIKLENEKNNINAQIEKNHDAISKFNKELDSLNQELKGIKYDREIFEANLNSLESENEGIKDNVKNFMKQFECIKNIKEQLAKELTDLNIQINLLENKLIDKEEKYHNIQLELNDLKEIRQNKKLELNNIKNEIENIKSTIDSVTINMQNLTDMEKDKNNKLKLLQKDRTKEMEGYYVQQKQLKNINDELDQLEKIRNKLEVKKAKYMMQLENVKLRLKEDYELSYEDALDMWIEIEDMEYALLKVERLKKEIKELGTVNLNSIEEYKITKERLEFITKQMNDLIIAKADLKKVIEDMDIKMREQFLSSFNEIKENFNQIFKVLFNGGKADLIIEDEDNILNSGIDIIVQPPGKKLQNLSLLSGGEKSLTAVALLFAILQTKPTPFCILDEIDAALDEANINRYTNYLKSLSKDTQFIIITHRKSTMEIADVLYGVTMEEEGVSKVVSVKLTEDLDEIAS from the coding sequence TTGTATTTAAAAAAAGTTGAAATACGAGGTTTTAAATCTTTTGCTGATAAAATTGAAGTTGACTTTAAAGAAGGTATTACAGCTATTGTAGGGCCTAATGGTAGTGGCAAAAGTAATATTGCAGATGCTATTAGATGGGCACTTGGAGAACAAAGCATAAAAACTTTAAGAGGAAGTAAGATGGAAGATGTTATATTTTCAGGTACAGATAATAGAAAACCTTTAGGATATGCTGAAGTTAATATTATATTTGATAATAAAGATGAATTTATTCCAATTGATTATCAAGAAGTAGCTATTACTAGAAGAGTATTTCGTTCTGGTGAATCAGAATATTACTTGAACAAAAATCCTTGTAGATTAAAAGATATTAAAGAGTTATTTATGGATACGGGTGTTGGGAAAGATGGATATTCAATAATTGGACAAGGGAAAGTTGATGAAATACTAAGCACTAAACCAGAAGATAGAAGAATTATATTTGAAGAAGCTGCTGGAATAGTAAAATATAAATCTAAAAAAGAAGAAGCAAAAAAGAAATTAGAAAAAACTCAGGATAATTTAATTAGATTAAAGGATATTATTGCTGAATTAGAAAGGCAGGCAGCACATTTAAAAGAGCAATCAGAAAAAGCTAATATATTTTTACAATTATCAAATAACTTAAAAGAATTAGAGGTTAACATATTTATTAGGGATATTGAAAAAATTAGTGAGGAATTAGAACTAATTCAGAAGGAAAGAACATCATTAATCAATGATATAAATGAAAAGAAAAAAGAAAGAGAAAACATCGAGTCACAATTTAATTTGATGAAATCCAACATAGAAAGTATAGATTTTAAAATAGATAAATTACAAAATGAGAAAATGGAACTATTAAATAAATTGAACGAATGTAAAAATCGTGTACAAATATTAGAAGAAAAACAAAAGTTTTTTATAAAAGATGTAAAAAGATTAACTGAGGAAATAGATGATTTAAAAATACATGAAAAAGAATTAATAAAAGAAAATGAGAATATTAATATTGAAATAATTGATGAAAAAAAATCACTTGAAACAGTAAAAGCTAAATTTGAGAAAAAAGAAATAGAACTCAAGGATGTAAATAATAAAATCAAATTAGAGGAGAAAAAAATAGATAAAGAAAAAGATAAGATAATTACTTCTTATAATAAAATGACAGATATTAAAAGTAAAATAAATAATCTGGAAAGTTTTGAAGAAAACATATATAAAAGAATGAATCAATTGGAGAGAGAAATTAAATGTTTAAAAACAAACATGGAAGAAGATGTACAATCATTAGAAAAAGTAAAGGAATTAGAGGCTGAGAAAAAGAAACAAGTGTTATCTTGTAACAGGACTTTAACAGATTTAAAATTAAAAGATGAAAATTATAGTGAACAGTTAAATGATATATTTTCTAAATTAAATGACAATAAAGTTGAATTACAAGGTAAAATATCTAATTATAATCTACTAAAAAATATGCAAAATGATTATGAAGGTTATTTTAAAAGTGTAAAAAATTTAATGATTGCTTGTAAAAAGGATAAAAAACTAAAAGATAAGTTAATAGGCTTAGTAGCTGATTTAATTAAGGTTGATGAAAAATACGAGAAAGCTATAGATGTTGCACTAGGTGGAAGTTTACAAAACATAGTTACAGCTAATGAGGAGGATGCCAAGTTTATTATAGAATATTTAAGAAAGAATAATTTAGGGCGAATAACATTTTTACCTCTTACTACTATAAAAGGAGATCCTATTAATATAAATGCTAAAGATAGAAAAAAGTTAAATATAATAGGTTTAGGGTCTGAATTAGTAGAATATGATACTAAATACAAAAATATAATTGACTATTTATTAGGAAGAAGTATAGTTGTAAATAATTTAGATGATGCAACTTTAGTAGCTAATAGATTTAATTACAGATATAAAATTGTTACATTGGAAGGAGATATAATAAACGCTGGTGGTTCTATGACTGGTGGTAGTATGAATAAGTCTAGTGGGAAATTGTTAAATAGAAATTATATATTGGAAAAACTTAGAAAAGAAATAAATATTTTAACAGAAATTCAACGAGATTTAGAAAAACAAAAAAATGATATTCAGTTGAAACGAGAAAAAAACATTCAACAATTAAATTATTATGAAAAAACATTACAAGATTTTAATGTTGAAGTAATTAAATTAGAAAATGAAAAGAACAATATAAATGCACAAATTGAAAAAAATCATGATGCCATTTCAAAATTTAATAAAGAACTGGATAGTTTAAATCAGGAATTAAAAGGGATAAAGTATGATAGAGAAATTTTCGAAGCTAATTTGAACAGTTTAGAGAGTGAGAATGAAGGCATAAAAGATAACGTAAAAAATTTCATGAAGCAATTTGAGTGTATTAAGAATATCAAGGAACAGCTAGCAAAGGAATTAACAGATTTAAATATACAGATTAATTTATTAGAAAATAAGCTAATTGATAAAGAGGAAAAATATCATAATATACAATTAGAATTGAATGATTTAAAAGAAATAAGACAGAATAAAAAATTAGAATTAAATAATATAAAAAATGAAATAGAAAATATAAAAAGTACTATAGATTCTGTAACAATAAATATGCAAAATTTAACTGATATGGAAAAGGACAAGAATAACAAATTAAAGTTACTACAAAAAGATAGAACAAAAGAAATGGAAGGCTATTATGTGCAACAAAAGCAGTTGAAGAATATAAATGATGAATTAGATCAATTAGAAAAAATTAGAAATAAACTTGAAGTAAAAAAAGCAAAATATATGATGCAATTAGAAAATGTTAAATTAAGATTAAAAGAAGATTATGAACTTTCCTATGAAGATGCTTTAGATATGTGGATTGAGATAGAAGATATGGAATATGCTTTATTGAAGGTAGAAAGATTAAAGAAAGAGATAAAAGAACTTGGAACTGTAAACTTAAATTCTATTGAAGAATATAAAATTACAAAGGAAAGACTGGAATTTATTACAAAGCAAATGAATGATTTAATTATTGCTAAAGCTGATTTAAAAAAAGTAATTGAAGATATGGATATAAAAATGAGAGAACAATTTTTATCTAGTTTTAATGAAATAAAGGAAAATTTTAATCAAATTTTCAAAGTATTGTTCAATGGAGGAAAGGCAGATTTAATTATAGAAGATGAAGATAATATACTTAATTCTGGGATAGACATAATAGTACAACCTCCAGGGAAAAAATTGCAAAATTTATCTTTGTTATCAGGAGGTGAAAAATCTTTAACTGCAGTAGCCTTATTGTTTGCAATACTTCAAACTAAGCCCACTCCATTTTGCATATTAGATGAGATTGATGCAGCATTAGATGAAGCTAATATAAATAGATATACAAATTATCTTAAAAGTTTATCTAAGGATACTCAATTTATAATAATAACTCATAGAAAAAGTACTATGGAAATTGCAGATGTATTATATGGAGTGACCATGGAAGAAGAAGGTGTTAGTAAGGTTGTTTCTGTTAAATTAACAGAAGATTTAGATGAAATTGCTAGTTAG
- a CDS encoding elongator complex protein 3, with the protein MSNNYFIIPIFVPHLGCPYDCVFCNQIRITGLSTNVTSEDVERIIEEHLSTFPKNEIRIEVAFYGGSFTGIDESIQRELLSIPLKYKNRNKIHGIRLSTRPDYIDENILNLLKEYKVDTIELGVQSLADDVLKKSGRGHNSKQVYEASQLIKNYGFNLGLQMMIGLIGDSMEKSIYTAKEFIKLEPYCVRIYPTLVIKDTYLEKLYEEQCYKPLSLDEAVNISRDLLMLFEFYNIHVIRVGLQPTENITLGKDVIAGPFHPSFRQLVESSIYRLILDKFLDDHKEITKNNIIKIEINRKNISNIVGQKSSNKRYFIDKYKLKNIKIYERDIPLDDIILTIGNFDYTINKKSAIEKYLKDKSII; encoded by the coding sequence ATGAGCAATAACTATTTTATCATTCCTATATTTGTTCCACATTTAGGTTGCCCTTATGATTGTGTTTTCTGTAATCAGATACGGATAACTGGACTATCTACTAATGTAACTTCTGAAGATGTAGAAAGAATAATAGAAGAGCACTTATCTACCTTTCCTAAAAATGAAATTCGTATTGAGGTAGCTTTTTATGGTGGTAGTTTTACAGGTATTGATGAAAGTATTCAAAGAGAATTATTATCTATACCACTAAAATATAAAAATAGAAATAAAATTCACGGAATTCGTCTTTCAACAAGACCTGATTATATTGATGAAAATATATTAAATTTGCTTAAAGAATATAAAGTCGATACTATAGAATTAGGAGTTCAATCTTTGGCAGATGATGTATTAAAGAAAAGTGGCAGAGGGCATAATAGTAAACAAGTATATGAAGCTTCACAGTTAATAAAAAATTATGGTTTTAACCTAGGATTGCAGATGATGATAGGACTTATTGGAGATAGTATGGAGAAATCCATATATACTGCTAAAGAGTTTATAAAACTAGAGCCTTATTGTGTTAGAATATATCCTACTCTAGTAATTAAGGATACTTATTTAGAAAAGCTTTATGAAGAACAATGTTATAAACCATTGTCTTTAGATGAAGCTGTAAATATATCAAGAGATTTATTAATGTTATTTGAATTTTATAATATTCATGTTATTCGAGTAGGATTGCAGCCAACAGAGAACATAACTTTAGGAAAAGATGTAATAGCAGGTCCTTTTCATCCTTCTTTTAGACAATTAGTAGAATCCAGTATTTATAGACTCATATTAGATAAATTTTTAGATGATCATAAGGAAATAACGAAAAATAATATAATAAAAATTGAAATCAACAGAAAAAACATATCTAATATAGTAGGACAAAAATCTAGCAACAAAAGGTATTTTATTGACAAATATAAATTAAAAAATATAAAAATATATGAAAGAGATATTCCATTGGATGATATAATATTAACCATAGGAAATTTTGATTATACAATAAATAAAAAAAGTGCCATAGAAAAATACTTAAAAGATAAATCTATAATATGA
- the rnc gene encoding ribonuclease III: MRISAKRKEDLDKLQKRINYYFKDLGLLNIALTHSSYSNEKNIKNNVNNERLEFLGDAVIGLVVSEYLYDRFKELPEGEMTKKRASIVCESSLAFAARKINLGKYILLGKGEEATGGRNRDSILADTFEALAGAIFLDGGLECVCRYLIDMFEEEVIYAISKGNLFIDYKTELQEVLQRKGKSKIEYVVDKEVGPDHKKKFYMNVIVENKIIGSGMGRNKKEAEHMAAKQALIRMGEKNEQ, from the coding sequence GTGAGAATATCGGCTAAACGAAAGGAAGATTTAGATAAACTTCAAAAAAGAATAAATTATTATTTTAAAGATTTGGGATTATTAAATATAGCATTAACTCATAGTTCTTATTCAAATGAAAAAAATATTAAAAATAACGTAAACAATGAAAGATTAGAATTTTTAGGAGATGCTGTGATTGGTTTGGTAGTATCTGAATATTTATATGATAGATTTAAAGAATTGCCAGAAGGGGAGATGACTAAGAAAAGAGCTTCTATAGTATGTGAATCTTCTCTTGCATTTGCTGCAAGAAAAATAAATCTTGGGAAATATATACTTTTAGGAAAAGGTGAGGAGGCTACAGGGGGGAGAAATAGAGATTCTATATTGGCAGATACCTTTGAAGCGTTGGCAGGTGCCATTTTTTTAGATGGAGGCTTAGAATGTGTTTGTAGATATTTAATAGATATGTTTGAAGAAGAAGTAATATATGCAATTTCTAAAGGTAATCTTTTTATAGATTATAAAACAGAACTTCAAGAAGTACTTCAAAGAAAAGGGAAATCAAAAATTGAATATGTGGTTGATAAGGAAGTAGGTCCAGATCACAAAAAGAAATTTTATATGAATGTGATTGTGGAAAACAAAATCATTGGAAGTGGAATGGGTAGGAATAAAAAAGAAGCTGAACATATGGCAGCAAAACAAGCATTAATTAGAATGGGTGAAAAAAATGAGCAATAA
- the acpP gene encoding acyl carrier protein: MVYEKIKAMISNQFKIDEDDITMDTSFRKDLKADSIDLVEFIISIEEEFDIEVEDDELENIDTVGDAVKYIEEHIN; encoded by the coding sequence ATGGTATACGAAAAAATAAAAGCGATGATATCAAATCAGTTTAAAATTGATGAAGATGATATTACTATGGATACATCTTTCAGAAAAGACTTGAAAGCAGATTCTATAGATCTAGTAGAGTTTATAATATCAATTGAAGAAGAGTTTGACATAGAAGTAGAAGATGATGAGTTAGAAAATATAGATACTGTAGGAGATGCTGTTAAGTATATAGAAGAACATATTAATTAA
- the plsX gene encoding phosphate acyltransferase PlsX has product MRIIVDSIGGDKGPGEIIKGCVEAVNELDINITIVGKEDEIKEELSGYNFSKDSIDILNAKDMITNEDDPALAIRRKKDSSMVVGLKALAEGYGDAFVSTGNTGALLAGGLFIVKRIEGIERAALATVYPTRKGFSLMLDIGANVDCKPEYLKQFAIMGSIYSEKVLGIKSPKVGLANIGVEEVKGNNLVRESYKLLKDANINFCGNAEVRDIPEGVMDVIVCDGFIGNVILKLTEGMAITMFSILEEEFTKSFKSKIGAMMLKPQFKSLKNRLDYREYGGAPLLGLKQLVVKAHGSSDAIAIKNAIKQAKTFVDKDVIKIIESEINILEK; this is encoded by the coding sequence ATGAGGATTATTGTGGATAGCATTGGAGGGGACAAAGGTCCAGGAGAAATTATAAAAGGGTGTGTTGAAGCAGTAAATGAATTAGATATAAATATAACTATTGTTGGAAAGGAAGATGAAATAAAAGAGGAGTTATCTGGGTACAATTTTTCTAAAGATAGTATTGATATATTAAATGCTAAAGATATGATTACCAATGAGGATGATCCAGCACTTGCCATTAGGCGAAAAAAGGATTCATCTATGGTAGTAGGATTAAAAGCATTAGCTGAAGGATATGGGGATGCTTTTGTATCTACAGGTAATACTGGTGCATTATTAGCAGGTGGATTATTTATTGTAAAGAGGATAGAGGGTATAGAAAGAGCAGCTTTAGCTACAGTTTATCCTACCCGAAAAGGGTTTTCTTTGATGTTAGATATAGGAGCAAATGTGGATTGCAAACCCGAGTACTTAAAACAATTTGCTATCATGGGCTCTATTTATAGTGAAAAAGTATTAGGAATAAAATCCCCAAAGGTTGGATTGGCAAATATTGGTGTGGAAGAAGTAAAAGGGAATAATTTAGTTAGAGAATCCTATAAATTATTGAAAGATGCTAATATAAATTTTTGTGGAAACGCAGAAGTAAGAGATATTCCAGAAGGAGTAATGGATGTTATAGTATGTGATGGATTTATTGGTAATGTTATATTAAAATTAACTGAAGGTATGGCTATTACTATGTTTTCTATTTTAGAAGAAGAATTTACTAAGTCTTTTAAATCTAAAATAGGAGCAATGATGTTAAAACCTCAATTTAAATCTTTAAAAAACAGATTGGATTACAGAGAATATGGAGGTGCACCTTTATTAGGATTAAAACAATTAGTAGTTAAAGCTCATGGAAGTTCAGATGCTATTGCAATAAAAAATGCAATTAAGCAAGCAAAAACTTTTGTAGATAAAGATGTAATAAAAATTATAGAAAGTGAAATAAATATATTAGAAAAGTAA
- the rpmF gene encoding 50S ribosomal protein L32, translating to MAVPKRKTSKARRDKRRASAYRLNKVTISECPQCHEPKLPHRVCPSCGYYKNREVIDVE from the coding sequence ATGGCAGTTCCAAAGAGAAAAACTTCTAAAGCTAGAAGAGATAAAAGAAGAGCATCTGCTTATAGATTAAACAAAGTGACTATCTCTGAGTGTCCACAATGTCATGAACCTAAATTGCCTCATAGGGTTTGTCCATCTTGTGGATATTATAAAAATAGAGAAGTTATAGATGTGGAATAG
- a CDS encoding YceD family protein: MNIDLSELQKEDVLSIHIEGELNKNVLDASERNIKNLKYVEYRGDIYKADEGKIVHVDIHYEYEEVCSRCLTIFTGKGSTILSGRLIKNNNEIEEIDDEIIYYNGENVDLTDDILDMVILSLPMKPLCKKDCKGLCPKCGINLNKRKCDCVLEGIDPRLEKLKDFVPKEGGDV, from the coding sequence ATGAATATTGATTTATCTGAACTTCAGAAAGAAGATGTTTTAAGTATTCATATTGAAGGAGAATTAAATAAAAATGTTTTGGATGCTAGTGAACGTAATATTAAAAATTTAAAATATGTAGAGTATAGAGGAGATATATACAAAGCTGACGAAGGGAAAATTGTTCATGTAGATATTCACTATGAATATGAAGAAGTGTGTAGTAGATGTTTAACTATTTTTACGGGAAAAGGGAGTACTATTTTATCAGGGAGGCTAATTAAAAATAATAATGAAATAGAAGAAATTGATGATGAGATTATTTATTATAATGGAGAAAATGTGGATTTAACTGATGATATATTGGATATGGTTATATTATCATTACCTATGAAACCTCTTTGTAAAAAAGATTGTAAAGGGCTATGCCCTAAATGTGGTATTAATTTAAATAAAAGAAAATGTGATTGTGTCTTGGAAGGGATCGATCCGCGATTAGAAAAATTAAAAGATTTTGTTCCAAAGGAAGGAGGAGATGTTTAA